One genomic region from Sphingobacterium multivorum encodes:
- a CDS encoding SMI1/KNR4 family protein codes for MQQTLATLDSYIQNLRPELYTDLQSPLSAEEFRDLEQQYDMEIPQDLKALYRWKNGQCNTSYEVFVNNSTFIPLGEALDTAQELTNMIGMDFEIENWWNERWIPIFHNGGGSYICYDLGASLRDRQVN; via the coding sequence ATGCAACAGACGCTAGCGACATTAGACAGTTATATCCAAAATCTAAGACCTGAGCTGTATACCGATCTACAATCCCCGTTATCGGCAGAAGAGTTTAGGGACCTTGAACAGCAATATGATATGGAGATACCTCAAGATCTTAAAGCGCTCTATCGCTGGAAAAATGGGCAATGCAATACAAGTTATGAAGTCTTTGTGAACAATTCGACTTTCATCCCACTAGGAGAAGCGCTGGATACAGCGCAGGAACTGACCAATATGATTGGTATGGACTTTGAAATCGAAAACTGGTGGAATGAACGTTGGATCCCTATATTCCACAACGGCGGTGGAAGTTACATCTGCTATGATCTAGGGGCATCTTTACGGGACAGGCAGGTCAATTGA
- a CDS encoding VOC family protein, with the protein MRIEHLALWVDDLEKIRAFYAKYFGTVSGEKYHNPKKGFSSYFLKFRESDARLEIMNRIDITAAAADRSLSKGYTHLALSVGGKDTVDKLTEQLRSDGYIIESEPRTTGDGYYESVILDPEGNPIEIVA; encoded by the coding sequence ATGCGAATAGAACACCTCGCCCTGTGGGTCGATGACCTCGAGAAAATACGTGCTTTTTACGCCAAATACTTTGGTACTGTTAGCGGAGAAAAATACCATAACCCGAAGAAAGGGTTTTCATCCTACTTTCTTAAATTTCGCGAGTCAGACGCACGTTTAGAGATTATGAACCGTATTGATATCACTGCAGCAGCAGCTGACAGAAGCCTGAGCAAAGGTTATACCCATCTAGCCCTAAGCGTCGGTGGAAAAGATACTGTCGATAAGTTGACCGAGCAATTACGGTCGGATGGATATATTATCGAAAGCGAACCCCGTACGACGGGCGATGGGTATTATGAAAGTGTCATACTTGATCCAGAGGGAAATCCAATAGAAATTGTAGCTTAA
- a CDS encoding DeoR/GlpR family DNA-binding transcription regulator — translation MLKEERFEVILRELASRRKVKFEELAVLLAVSEDTIRRDIDLLYRNGLLSKTRGGAMLREKDPLTFQDRQSFLTKEKDIIALKVQPFLKDGMTIFVDGGTTTWAVVNAMPLDIRIRMITNNFSIVPLLEKFKNVELIFLGGNFEPDLAVTSGIATCMEVAKYNADIFIMGTCAVDPELGVSATSAADGETKKMMVQCAKKTIALASQNKLYQGELFRVCPIDSLTALITDLDSNDSELNPFRNMDLQII, via the coding sequence ATGTTAAAAGAAGAGCGTTTTGAGGTAATCCTCCGCGAATTAGCGAGTCGGAGGAAGGTGAAATTTGAAGAACTGGCGGTATTGTTGGCGGTATCGGAAGATACCATCCGCCGCGACATTGATCTTCTCTATCGGAACGGCTTGCTTTCCAAGACCAGAGGTGGGGCTATGCTTCGCGAAAAAGATCCGTTGACTTTTCAGGATAGGCAATCGTTTCTGACCAAAGAAAAAGATATTATTGCATTAAAGGTACAGCCGTTTCTGAAAGATGGCATGACCATTTTTGTGGATGGTGGCACCACGACATGGGCCGTAGTGAATGCTATGCCATTGGATATCCGGATTCGGATGATTACGAATAATTTTTCCATCGTGCCGCTGCTCGAGAAGTTCAAAAATGTGGAACTTATTTTTTTAGGCGGTAATTTTGAACCTGATCTGGCGGTAACTTCGGGTATCGCAACCTGTATGGAAGTCGCTAAATATAACGCCGATATCTTTATCATGGGAACTTGTGCTGTAGATCCTGAGCTCGGTGTGTCGGCAACGTCAGCTGCAGATGGCGAAACCAAAAAGATGATGGTGCAATGTGCAAAGAAAACAATAGCCTTAGCCAGCCAGAATAAGCTTTATCAAGGGGAACTGTTTAGGGTGTGTCCAATAGATTCGCTCACGGCATTGATCACCGACCTGGACTCCAATGATTCCGAACTGAATCCCTTTAGAAATATGGATCTGCAGATTATATAG
- a CDS encoding MFS transporter: MLNKPIINESIIKAKTATQVMFLICGLALSSWAPMVPFAKDRLGLNDGELGLLLLCLGGGALLTMPLSGFFIGKLGSRQVILISGIIAAVVLPVLLMVTNSYLMACVLFIFGCSIGSIDVAMNAHGVQVQNAMGKPIMSSLHGLFSVGGLFGSIGLGFLIKMGLIPIYAAVTIAIFLILLLILQYRKLLGYHKEKEIIVEFSHIDETRVSKKRFQWLRWSVLVLGLMCFIAFLSEGAMLDWSAIFLRDHKGVSPEFTGIGYAAFSVAMAVMRLQGDRLVSKLNSKVVVIGGSLLASLGILILVFSPWLSVTLVGFVLLGLGAANIVPVFFSEGGRIEGLSPTVAIPVISTMGYAGQLAGPALLGAIAQHFSLIIAFETIALLFLVVALIYKIRK; encoded by the coding sequence ATGTTGAACAAACCGATCATTAACGAATCGATAATTAAGGCAAAAACAGCGACACAGGTTATGTTTTTGATATGTGGTCTCGCGCTATCAAGCTGGGCACCGATGGTACCTTTCGCCAAGGACCGTCTTGGTCTTAACGATGGAGAACTGGGGCTTTTACTGCTGTGTTTGGGTGGTGGTGCACTATTAACGATGCCTCTCTCTGGTTTTTTTATCGGGAAACTGGGGAGTAGACAAGTGATTTTGATCTCAGGTATAATTGCTGCCGTTGTGCTCCCTGTTCTGTTGATGGTAACAAATAGCTATTTGATGGCCTGTGTTCTTTTTATATTTGGCTGCAGTATAGGTAGTATAGATGTGGCTATGAACGCACATGGTGTGCAGGTTCAGAATGCCATGGGTAAACCGATCATGTCATCTTTACATGGGCTGTTCAGCGTAGGTGGTCTATTTGGGTCGATCGGCTTGGGTTTTCTGATAAAGATGGGGCTAATTCCGATTTATGCGGCAGTTACTATCGCTATCTTTTTAATACTGCTATTGATCTTACAATATCGAAAGCTGCTGGGTTACCATAAGGAAAAAGAAATCATTGTCGAGTTTTCCCACATTGATGAGACTCGGGTTTCCAAAAAAAGATTTCAATGGCTCAGGTGGAGTGTGCTAGTACTTGGGCTGATGTGTTTCATCGCCTTTCTGTCGGAGGGAGCGATGTTGGATTGGAGCGCCATATTTTTGCGGGATCACAAAGGCGTATCTCCGGAATTTACGGGAATTGGATATGCGGCATTCTCCGTAGCGATGGCGGTGATGAGATTGCAGGGAGATCGATTAGTAAGTAAGCTGAATAGTAAAGTGGTGGTGATCGGTGGGAGCCTATTGGCGTCATTAGGTATTTTGATCCTGGTATTTAGTCCCTGGCTTTCTGTTACACTTGTTGGATTTGTCCTGTTGGGACTGGGAGCCGCCAATATTGTCCCTGTATTTTTTAGCGAGGGTGGCCGGATTGAAGGACTTTCACCGACAGTAGCCATTCCGGTTATTTCGACAATGGGTTATGCAGGTCAGCTGGCAGGACCGGCGCTTTTGGGTGCTATTGCACAGCATTTTTCTTTGATCATTGCTTTCGAAACAATAGCTTTACTTTTTCTAGTAGTAGCCCTTATTTATAAAATCAGGAAGTAA
- a CDS encoding helix-turn-helix domain-containing protein: MENTFRFHSLSEFHSFCGLPKPEHPLISLVDYSQVHYPINDSKLNWIQHFYSIGLKRNVNARFNYGQQHYDFDSGVLTFISPLQFLQVEINQQVQAQPSGWILLIHPDFLWNSELAKHIHSYDFFQYQVNEALFLSDKEEAIIVDILQNIEKEYQSNIDKFSRELIIKQIERLLIYAERFYERQFITRKRSTQELVTKFEQLLSVQFQQHILVEHGVPTVSFLAQQLNLSPNYLGSLLRIYTQQNTQQHIQHKMIEYAKLRLSTSSLSISEIAYELGFEHPQSFSKVFKKNTQQSPVEFRQQFQ; encoded by the coding sequence CCTAAGCCCGAACATCCATTGATCAGCTTGGTTGATTATAGTCAAGTACATTACCCCATAAATGACAGCAAATTGAATTGGATACAACATTTTTATTCGATCGGTTTAAAGCGAAATGTAAATGCCCGGTTCAATTATGGACAGCAGCACTATGACTTCGACTCGGGCGTACTCACTTTTATCTCGCCCCTACAATTTCTACAAGTGGAGATCAATCAGCAAGTACAGGCACAACCCAGCGGCTGGATCCTGTTGATCCATCCCGATTTTCTCTGGAACAGCGAATTGGCAAAACATATTCACTCGTACGATTTTTTCCAATATCAGGTCAATGAAGCGCTTTTTCTTTCGGACAAAGAAGAAGCCATCATTGTCGATATTCTGCAGAATATCGAAAAAGAGTATCAGTCCAATATCGATAAATTTAGCCGCGAACTCATTATCAAACAGATCGAGCGCTTGCTGATTTACGCCGAACGATTTTACGAACGTCAATTTATCACCCGCAAGCGATCGACTCAAGAACTGGTCACCAAGTTTGAGCAGTTACTGTCAGTACAGTTTCAGCAACACATACTTGTGGAGCATGGTGTACCGACAGTCAGCTTCCTGGCGCAGCAGCTCAATTTATCACCAAACTACCTGGGCAGTTTGCTGCGTATCTATACACAACAAAACACCCAACAGCATATTCAGCATAAAATGATCGAGTATGCCAAATTACGGCTAAGCACGAGTTCCCTCTCCATCAGTGAAATCGCTTATGAACTGGGTTTCGAACATCCACAGTCATTCAGTAAAGTGTTCAAAAAGAATACCCAACAAAGTCCCGTGGAATTTAGGCAGCAGTTTCAATAG
- a CDS encoding PKD-like family lipoprotein translates to MKFINRSFILFLALLIVGGCSKDLGNYNYKDVNTITITGLLEANHPTGRIYEIPFNDTIRLNPTVMGTLSASDTTQLTFEWKVDSVAVSKSKNLFYVANKRYGKISAEFTVTDRSTGITSSYNCFLNIVNPYKWGYYVLTQDKLKAASLYCLSSITKKASFDQVLLPKLGKLGQNPLSISGTKKYGASSTDFYNVLTIGIQDAVNPVVVIDSREFVPTLLYNSSSYVGGGNFELRPSQVMNDRYNDVIYVVNKGKFHVLRKGAIALPAFINDPTDYQIAPNGVAAPLGNGRYFMSVYDEKNKKVRVWDNGITANEYVYINDYKDILGQELMNGKVFLACSYANIPSINHIYLFKQDNQLYSYRLDYAADYKPKSFSLLGSGPMPTTGSIGYVYFDGPTSRWFMAIGKTIYMASYLGVEFQKYVQLPENAIGDIVKFKILDGKLMIATNDLTASKPGSIYIYNANTMVLEQSFPHVVDEIVDLHLGILTQ, encoded by the coding sequence ATGAAATTTATAAACCGATCTTTTATCCTGTTCCTGGCTCTTCTGATTGTAGGAGGCTGTTCTAAGGATCTAGGTAACTATAATTACAAGGACGTGAATACGATAACAATCACGGGCCTGCTGGAAGCTAATCATCCGACGGGACGAATTTATGAAATCCCGTTTAACGATACGATTCGGTTGAATCCAACAGTGATGGGGACGCTTTCGGCTAGTGACACGACACAACTCACCTTTGAATGGAAGGTGGACTCTGTTGCAGTCAGTAAATCGAAAAATCTATTTTATGTGGCCAATAAACGTTATGGTAAGATCTCGGCCGAGTTTACTGTAACGGACAGGTCTACGGGAATAACAAGCAGCTACAATTGTTTTTTGAATATTGTGAACCCGTATAAATGGGGGTACTATGTACTGACACAGGATAAATTGAAAGCGGCATCATTGTACTGCCTATCGAGCATTACCAAAAAAGCTTCCTTTGATCAGGTTTTATTGCCCAAGTTAGGTAAGCTGGGCCAGAATCCGCTGTCGATCAGTGGCACCAAAAAGTATGGCGCTTCGTCAACAGACTTTTATAACGTGTTGACCATCGGAATTCAGGATGCTGTAAATCCTGTCGTGGTCATTGATTCCAGGGAGTTTGTGCCTACGCTGCTGTACAATTCTTCCAGCTATGTCGGTGGTGGCAATTTTGAGCTTCGTCCAAGCCAGGTGATGAACGACCGATACAACGACGTGATCTATGTGGTTAATAAAGGTAAGTTTCATGTATTGCGGAAGGGCGCTATAGCGCTGCCTGCTTTTATCAACGATCCGACGGATTACCAGATTGCACCGAATGGTGTGGCCGCCCCGCTGGGCAATGGTAGATACTTTATGAGTGTCTACGACGAAAAGAATAAAAAGGTGCGGGTGTGGGATAATGGTATTACGGCCAATGAGTATGTTTATATCAATGATTATAAAGATATCCTGGGGCAGGAGCTCATGAATGGAAAGGTATTTTTGGCCTGTAGTTATGCCAATATCCCTTCGATCAACCATATCTACCTCTTTAAACAGGACAATCAATTGTATTCTTATCGTTTGGATTACGCTGCAGATTATAAACCGAAATCATTCAGTCTACTGGGCTCCGGTCCAATGCCGACAACTGGTTCAATTGGTTATGTCTATTTTGATGGTCCTACAAGCCGTTGGTTTATGGCTATTGGCAAGACCATTTATATGGCCTCTTACCTCGGTGTCGAATTTCAGAAATATGTGCAGCTGCCTGAAAATGCCATTGGAGATATTGTCAAATTTAAGATCCTGGATGGCAAGCTGATGATAGCCACCAATGATCTGACCGCCAGTAAGCCTGGGTCCATCTATATTTATAACGCAAACACCATGGTCTTGGAACAGTCTTTTCCACATGTGGTTGACGAGATCGTCGACCTCCATTTAGGGATATTGACGCAATAA
- a CDS encoding TlpA disulfide reductase family protein, whose translation MNLKSIKLAIPLLLLGSQAAFGQLAAKKGITQEELYKHLNGLFQKGTDESKAEILKEAEFLAKSKREEDQLLAGQIYNGLQNADKADAIKAGIAKKFPKGITARNEAFGKLFKAENQTGAQLEEQYTSLIKKFPENSYAEKNRGIYGYGMGTIAQQYAKEKNLDKVSYYLELLKPKDNYANAVFAIGRELNRQKEYTFSQKMLEPVYVNLNQLKSEGKKTVGGQYLGAIGLQYADALMGNKDVDKALEVLDKMRTELPSESATIAYAKALQAKGRDLDAFQLMEKEVVKEGKDPKMMEVLLPLYSKLNSGLSDTTAYLKALNGRIDEMLVTKLKAEMIKKEAPQFSLVDRSGKEVSLAGLKGKVVVLDFWATWCGPCKMSFPGMQAAVNKYANDQEVAFLFINTWQKEENYKELVNNFINDNKYSFHVLYDEMKEKDKSVVSAYGVSGIPTKVVIDKDGFIRFQSSGSGSDVEKIVNEISNKIELAKKG comes from the coding sequence ATGAATTTGAAATCAATAAAATTAGCCATTCCGCTACTACTATTGGGAAGCCAGGCTGCTTTTGGACAATTAGCTGCAAAAAAAGGAATTACTCAGGAGGAGCTATATAAGCACCTCAATGGCTTGTTTCAGAAAGGGACAGATGAATCGAAGGCAGAAATACTAAAAGAAGCTGAATTTCTGGCGAAATCGAAAAGAGAGGAAGACCAACTGCTGGCAGGACAGATCTACAATGGCTTGCAAAATGCAGATAAGGCCGATGCGATAAAGGCGGGTATCGCCAAAAAGTTTCCAAAGGGAATTACCGCACGAAATGAAGCTTTCGGTAAACTGTTTAAAGCGGAAAATCAGACTGGGGCACAATTAGAAGAACAGTATACTAGCTTAATTAAAAAGTTTCCGGAAAATAGCTATGCTGAAAAAAATAGAGGAATCTATGGTTACGGCATGGGGACTATTGCACAACAGTATGCAAAAGAAAAAAACTTGGATAAGGTCAGTTATTATTTGGAGCTATTGAAACCCAAAGACAATTATGCAAACGCTGTTTTTGCGATCGGACGCGAGTTAAACCGGCAAAAAGAATATACTTTTTCACAAAAGATGCTTGAACCGGTCTATGTCAATCTAAATCAGTTGAAATCTGAAGGTAAGAAAACTGTGGGTGGTCAATATCTGGGGGCTATCGGCCTGCAGTATGCGGATGCTTTAATGGGCAACAAGGATGTGGATAAGGCGCTTGAAGTATTGGACAAAATGCGCACAGAATTACCGTCCGAATCGGCAACGATCGCGTATGCCAAGGCGCTTCAGGCAAAAGGACGCGATCTGGATGCTTTTCAGCTTATGGAAAAGGAAGTTGTCAAAGAAGGGAAAGATCCCAAAATGATGGAAGTACTCCTGCCTTTGTACAGTAAGCTGAATAGTGGGCTTTCGGACACGACGGCTTATCTCAAAGCGCTAAATGGACGTATTGACGAAATGCTGGTGACAAAACTGAAAGCTGAAATGATCAAAAAAGAAGCACCTCAGTTTTCGTTGGTGGATCGTTCGGGCAAGGAAGTATCCTTAGCCGGTCTGAAAGGAAAGGTGGTTGTACTTGACTTCTGGGCAACCTGGTGTGGACCATGTAAAATGTCATTCCCGGGCATGCAGGCTGCGGTCAACAAATATGCAAATGATCAGGAGGTCGCATTCTTGTTTATCAATACCTGGCAGAAGGAGGAAAACTATAAGGAACTTGTCAACAACTTTATCAACGACAATAAATATAGTTTCCATGTCCTATATGATGAGATGAAGGAGAAGGATAAGTCTGTCGTTTCGGCCTACGGTGTCAGTGGCATCCCTACTAAAGTGGTGATCGATAAAGATGGTTTTATTCGCTTTCAGTCATCGGGTAGTGGTTCGGATGTCGAAAAGATCGTTAACGAAATTTCAAACAAGATCGAATTAGCCAAGAAAGGTTAA